A part of Gemmatimonas groenlandica genomic DNA contains:
- a CDS encoding thioredoxin family protein codes for MLSPRLRAGCMAGLSAVILALAGTPTPAFAASRPGCVVGQDSTLLSLFRTGQSFPDFLAAAKARREGWLKMADSARVEDALVTRAKAVGGTWHLLVIAIDACGDSMNNVPYLAKLSELVPGLDLRIVLPVNGRPVQDTHRSLDGRTATPTFVLLDSKGNDVGCIVELPREIRDWAHGVRGTVSSDSLHAGIRTFYAANRGVAITTEAVEMLEAAKAGSPRCSRGARP; via the coding sequence ATGCTCTCTCCGCGTCTTCGCGCCGGCTGCATGGCCGGGCTTTCGGCGGTCATCCTCGCCCTGGCTGGTACGCCGACGCCGGCCTTCGCCGCCAGTCGTCCGGGCTGCGTGGTGGGGCAGGACAGCACGCTGCTGTCGCTGTTCAGAACAGGCCAGAGCTTCCCCGACTTCCTCGCCGCCGCCAAGGCGCGCCGTGAAGGGTGGCTCAAGATGGCCGACAGCGCGCGGGTGGAAGACGCGCTCGTGACCCGCGCCAAAGCGGTGGGCGGCACCTGGCATCTGCTGGTGATCGCCATCGACGCGTGTGGCGATTCGATGAACAACGTGCCTTATCTCGCGAAGCTGTCGGAGTTGGTCCCCGGGCTCGACCTCCGCATCGTGCTGCCGGTGAACGGGCGGCCGGTGCAGGATACCCACCGCTCGCTCGACGGACGCACCGCCACGCCGACCTTCGTGCTGCTGGACAGCAAGGGCAATGACGTGGGATGCATCGTGGAGCTGCCGCGCGAGATCCGCGACTGGGCCCATGGTGTGCGCGGCACGGTCAGCAGCGATTCACTGCATGCCGGCATTCGCACCTTCTACGCGGCCAACCGCGGCGTGGCGATCACCACCGAAGCGGTGGAGATGCTGGAGGCGGCAAAGGCCGGATCACCGCGCTGTTCGCGCGGCGCCCGACCGTAA
- a CDS encoding Stp1/IreP family PP2C-type Ser/Thr phosphatase gives MQLSVAAGTDVGRIRAGNEDSLYADADQERGLFIVADGMGGHAAGEVASEMAVQIVARDLTDVRDLTGNPPLSRMGEALKAANRAIYERTIQEADKQGMGTTASCIMIGQGRWIIGHIGDSRVYLLRDGTLRQLTKDHSYVQEQVDAGFLTPEQARYHPYSNVITRCVGANAAVEADVLNGEIQNGDLYLVASDGLTGMVEDPQLKKILESKQTPGRMVDAMITEANRRGGLDNITAIVVQVLQVHGTGSTGTTGEQAAVSHA, from the coding sequence GTGCAGCTATCCGTCGCCGCCGGCACAGATGTCGGGCGCATTCGGGCAGGCAACGAAGACAGCCTTTATGCGGACGCCGATCAGGAGCGAGGGCTCTTTATCGTTGCCGACGGCATGGGCGGTCACGCCGCAGGTGAAGTGGCCAGTGAGATGGCGGTGCAGATCGTTGCGCGCGACCTCACTGATGTCCGCGACCTGACCGGCAACCCGCCGCTCTCTCGTATGGGTGAAGCGCTCAAGGCCGCCAATCGGGCGATCTACGAGCGTACGATTCAGGAAGCCGACAAGCAGGGGATGGGCACCACGGCCTCCTGCATCATGATCGGACAGGGGCGCTGGATCATCGGACACATCGGCGATTCGCGCGTCTATCTCCTGCGGGATGGCACCCTGCGCCAGCTCACCAAGGACCACTCCTACGTGCAGGAGCAGGTCGACGCTGGCTTCCTCACGCCGGAACAGGCGCGCTACCACCCCTACAGCAACGTGATCACCCGTTGCGTGGGCGCCAACGCCGCCGTCGAAGCTGACGTGCTGAACGGGGAGATCCAGAATGGCGATCTCTATCTCGTCGCCTCTGACGGTCTGACCGGTATGGTCGAGGATCCGCAGCTCAAGAAGATCCTCGAGTCGAAGCAGACGCCCGGCCGCATGGTCGACGCGATGATTACCGAGGCGAATCGCCGCGGTGGACTCGACAACATCACGGCCATCGTCGTGCAGGTGCTGCAGGTCCATGGTACGGGGAGCACCGGCACGACCGGCGAGCAGGCTGCCGTCTCGCATGCCTGA
- a CDS encoding ABC transporter ATP-binding protein — translation MAASTNTTAPTEDDALGKAYDARLVRRLLAYVRPYRPLVVAALACIIVQSGMQLVGPLLTRWVIDRALPARDVGLVVQVAFMYAALLVAQFGAAFGETMFTSLLGQRVMRDLRRELFERLQRLPVSYFDRNPVGRLVTRVTSDVEALNELFTSGVVAGVGDLFTLLAIGVVMLYVDWQLAMAAFVVIPLVLIASRVFQNSVRTAYRDIRTRLARLNAFIGERIGGMRIVQLFGREAHEVRRFDALNQSHLDAHLKSITVYALYFPVIEFLTTFALASLLVTAGFRVGSSAITVGTVAAFLQLVRRFFQPLQDLSEKYNILQAAMAASERIFGLLDTPVAAGVAATPDRDARVGALRSAGVTVVFEDVWFAYDREQGVSDDHSPTSQRAADALRPADADLPGGRWVLKGVSFRVAPGQEIALVGHTGAGKTTIVNLLLRFYEPQRGRILVNGVDIRELPVDVLRSVIGYVQQDIFLFAGDVAGNLRLDADIDDEALAASAAQVGADRVIARLPGGWHHELAERGGGVSVGERQLLAFARAVAADPALLILDEATSAVDSQIEAEIQRAVSELMRGRTTIAIAHRLSTIVEADEILVLHHGEVVERGTHRELMTRQGLYDRLFRLQVGEPDVHESGDLPALPAEELPPVGPTDLSASSATRLPTDATLG, via the coding sequence ATGGCCGCTTCTACAAATACCACGGCACCAACCGAAGACGACGCGCTCGGCAAAGCGTACGACGCGCGCCTGGTGCGGCGTCTGCTGGCGTACGTGCGCCCCTATCGTCCCTTGGTCGTCGCGGCGCTGGCGTGCATCATCGTTCAGTCTGGAATGCAGCTGGTTGGACCGCTGCTCACCCGCTGGGTCATCGATCGCGCGCTGCCCGCCCGGGATGTCGGCCTCGTCGTGCAGGTGGCGTTCATGTACGCGGCCCTGCTCGTGGCCCAGTTCGGTGCAGCCTTCGGCGAGACCATGTTCACGTCCCTGCTGGGACAGCGAGTGATGCGTGATCTGCGCCGGGAGCTGTTTGAACGGTTGCAGCGCCTCCCCGTCTCGTATTTCGACCGCAATCCGGTTGGGCGATTGGTCACCCGGGTCACCAGTGATGTCGAGGCGCTCAACGAGCTGTTCACATCTGGCGTCGTCGCCGGTGTCGGTGACCTCTTTACGCTGCTGGCCATCGGCGTGGTCATGCTGTACGTGGATTGGCAGTTGGCGATGGCGGCATTTGTGGTCATTCCGCTGGTGCTGATCGCGTCGCGGGTCTTTCAGAATTCCGTACGCACCGCCTACCGGGACATTCGCACGCGCCTGGCGCGCCTGAACGCCTTCATCGGCGAACGGATCGGCGGCATGCGCATCGTCCAGCTGTTCGGTCGGGAGGCGCACGAAGTCCGGCGTTTCGACGCGCTTAACCAGTCGCATCTCGATGCCCATCTGAAGTCGATCACGGTGTACGCCCTCTATTTCCCCGTGATCGAGTTCCTCACCACCTTCGCCTTGGCCAGTCTGCTCGTGACCGCCGGCTTCCGGGTGGGGAGCAGTGCGATCACGGTCGGCACGGTCGCCGCCTTTCTTCAGCTGGTCCGTCGCTTCTTTCAGCCACTGCAGGATCTCTCGGAGAAGTACAACATCCTGCAGGCCGCCATGGCCGCTTCTGAGCGCATCTTCGGCCTCCTCGATACGCCGGTGGCGGCTGGTGTCGCCGCTACCCCTGATCGGGATGCGCGCGTCGGCGCCCTGCGATCGGCCGGCGTGACGGTGGTGTTCGAGGATGTCTGGTTCGCGTACGACCGGGAGCAGGGGGTGTCGGACGATCACTCGCCCACCTCGCAGCGTGCGGCCGACGCACTTCGCCCAGCCGACGCTGATCTCCCCGGGGGCCGCTGGGTGCTGAAGGGCGTCAGCTTCCGCGTCGCGCCCGGGCAGGAGATCGCGCTCGTGGGGCATACGGGCGCTGGCAAGACCACCATCGTGAACCTGCTGCTCCGCTTTTACGAGCCGCAGCGCGGTCGCATTCTGGTAAATGGCGTCGATATCCGGGAATTGCCGGTCGATGTACTCCGCTCGGTGATCGGCTACGTGCAGCAGGACATCTTCCTCTTCGCGGGAGACGTGGCCGGCAACCTCCGTCTCGATGCCGACATCGACGACGAGGCGCTCGCCGCGTCGGCGGCCCAGGTCGGCGCCGACCGGGTGATCGCGCGTCTCCCCGGCGGGTGGCACCACGAGTTGGCCGAGCGAGGCGGCGGAGTCAGTGTGGGCGAGCGGCAGCTGCTGGCCTTTGCGCGGGCCGTCGCCGCCGATCCGGCCCTGCTCATTCTGGATGAGGCCACCAGCGCGGTGGATTCGCAGATCGAAGCGGAGATCCAACGGGCCGTCTCGGAGCTCATGCGCGGCCGCACCACGATCGCCATCGCCCACCGGCTCAGCACGATCGTCGAGGCCGACGAGATTCTTGTGCTCCACCACGGCGAGGTCGTCGAGCGGGGGACCCATCGCGAGCTGATGACCCGTCAGGGTCTGTACGACCGACTCTTCCGACTGCAGGTCGGCGAGCCGGACGTCCACGAATCGGGCGATCTCCCGGCCCTTCCAGCCGAGGAGTTGCCTCCCGTCGGGCCCACGGATCTCTCGGCGAGCTCGGCGACGCGCTTGCCAACCGACGCAACTCTCGGGTAG
- a CDS encoding HD domain-containing protein yields the protein MEILRDPLWNNIRLDPLALALLETPVVQRLRYVRQLGLAFLVYPGATHSRFEHALGAWHLAGVALRLLEERGALHGIDARAQQIVRAAALLHDVGHYPFSHALEEIGVTHHEQVAYPLITSGPVATVLRDALGESAPEEVFALITGRSTDALQGLISGSLDLDKIEYLKRDATMCGVPYGEIDVDRLLNSLVIVQTPERTTRMVGVHEKGLSALESLLFAKYQMYRNVYWHHAVRSATAMYKRLVAVALDSGHVASDTVARFTDEGLLVHLDVPSLPTEARVMLDGLRFRRLHKRAYECPAATLGEDVGEWIASDFHLARRVEDAFARELGLPAGAVLLDYPAKTQMLGLDIPMQRRDGRVEQLTAAGWEGAINLPRLSDELYRSARRLRVFTTDRAPVPEARVLRALREDADVVRTRLDAGTALLG from the coding sequence ATGGAGATTCTTCGCGATCCGCTCTGGAACAACATTCGCCTCGACCCCCTGGCCCTGGCGCTGCTGGAAACGCCAGTCGTGCAACGGCTGCGCTACGTGCGCCAGTTGGGATTGGCCTTTCTGGTCTATCCGGGCGCAACGCATTCCAGATTCGAGCACGCCCTCGGGGCCTGGCACCTTGCCGGCGTCGCCCTCCGTCTGCTCGAGGAGCGCGGAGCCCTCCATGGCATCGACGCCCGTGCGCAGCAGATCGTGCGGGCCGCCGCCCTGCTCCACGACGTCGGGCATTATCCGTTTTCGCATGCGCTCGAAGAGATAGGCGTCACGCACCATGAGCAGGTCGCGTACCCGCTGATCACCTCCGGTCCGGTGGCGACCGTGCTTCGCGACGCGCTGGGCGAATCGGCCCCCGAAGAGGTGTTCGCCCTGATCACCGGTCGCAGCACGGATGCGCTGCAGGGACTCATCTCGGGTTCGCTCGATCTCGACAAGATCGAGTACCTGAAACGCGACGCGACCATGTGCGGCGTGCCGTACGGCGAGATCGATGTGGATCGTCTGCTCAACTCTCTGGTGATCGTGCAGACCCCAGAGCGAACCACCCGCATGGTCGGCGTGCATGAGAAAGGGCTCTCGGCGCTCGAGTCCTTGCTCTTCGCGAAATACCAGATGTATCGCAACGTGTATTGGCACCATGCCGTGCGCAGTGCGACGGCGATGTACAAGCGACTGGTAGCAGTGGCACTCGACTCCGGCCACGTGGCATCGGACACGGTCGCCCGATTCACCGACGAAGGGCTGCTCGTGCATCTCGACGTGCCCTCGTTGCCGACGGAGGCCCGCGTGATGCTGGACGGACTGCGCTTTCGCCGCCTGCACAAACGCGCCTACGAGTGCCCCGCCGCTACGCTGGGTGAGGATGTGGGCGAGTGGATCGCCAGCGATTTCCATCTCGCGCGTCGCGTCGAAGATGCCTTCGCGCGGGAGCTCGGATTGCCGGCCGGCGCTGTGCTGCTCGACTACCCCGCCAAAACGCAGATGCTGGGGCTCGACATCCCCATGCAACGCCGCGATGGTCGTGTGGAGCAGCTCACCGCCGCCGGATGGGAAGGCGCGATCAACCTGCCGCGGCTCAGCGACGAACTCTATCGCAGTGCACGACGGCTGCGCGTGTTCACCACGGACCGGGCACCCGTCCCGGAAGCGCGGGTGCTGCGCGCGCTGCGCGAAGACGCGGATGTGGTCCGGACGCGACTGGACGCAGGGACCGCGCTATTGGGCTAG